Sequence from the Methanosarcina siciliae T4/M genome:
TCAATCAATCCGGGAGGCCTGCATTGTAGGGGTGTCAGGCGTTGTTACCTTCCTGCTTTCGTCAAAATATTCAATCCATTTTTCATTTCACCGGTTAATTTGATCGGTCATGGTTTTACCTTGTGAATAGTATGCTTTGCTGAAAAAGCATAATCAAAAAAAAGTCGAGTTTCAAAAAAGGTGAAGAGCTTACAAAAAAATTGTTTTAAGATGTTAAAACGCACCCTGTCCGGAGACGGTTTTACTTTTCAGGCATCTGAATTCCGTTTCGTCTGGAGAAACGTATTCCATTATCCTCAGGCAAAATCCATAGGATCTGCTGTACATATCGCATTCTCCACACCTTGCTGGCATCTGGTCCGTTGCTTATCCTCCTTTACATTACATTTCAATTATATTTCTTATCTAAAGTCTATAACTTTCAAAAGTTATATACTTTATCCATAATTTCATGTCTATTCTAATTCGTCTATGACTATTTTTCATCCCTTTAATGACGAATCAAAAGTTTAGGAGAGAGCTTGAGTCATTCCAGAAATTCGTACAGTGGTACGACAAATGACCTAATGAGCTTTTAAGTATTGTTTTTTCGAACCGATTTTATGGGAAGAACTCTGTTTTATGAGCTCATTCCCGTATCGTGTGGTTCCCAAAATGATTTGAGTTATGAGTTTTAGAGCAATTTTTCAGCTGGCTTTTCATAGCCTCTTTTCATAGCTCTTTTTTCATAGCCTTTATCAGGGCTTCAAAGGTGAACTCCTCAGGGATTACGTCTGCATTGACCCCATGTTTTTTCAGGGTATTTCCCGTGGGGGTTCCGATTGCACCTACAACGGCCCCGCTGAGGGTCTCTTTTATTGTATCTCCTGCTCCCAACTTTTCCGCATGCTTCATGAAGCCTTTGACCATCATAGAACTCGTAAAGGCAAAGGCATCAACTTCTCCTGCAAGGGTGCGTTCTATAAGCTCTTTCTGGACTGTTCCTTCAGGGATACTGAGAGTGTACACATGAGTCTCATAGACGGTTGCTCCGCACTGTTCAAGGCCTTCTATTAAAACCTTAGCCCCAAAAGCGCTCCTTGCAAGGTCAACCGTTTTTCCTTTTACTTCGGAGCAGAGAGCTTCTACGATTCCTTCGGAACTGTAATCTCCGGGGAGGAAAGGCTTTTCAATCCCTATTTTTACCAGCTCTTTTTCCGTGTTCGGACCAATTGCTATTACCCGGGTCTTTTTCAGGGCTGTTATGAAGGCTTCTTTATCAGGTTCCGTGAGTTTGTCCAGTGTGAAAGTTATCCCGTTTGCGCTTGTAAATACAACGTAATCCGAAGTCCCGTCAATGACCCTCCGCACGAAAGGCTCGAATCCTTCGTCTTTTAAGCCTTCAAGCCGGATCATGGGGGCATAGACGGGCTCAAAGCCATAGTCCCTTGCAATTGCCTCGGACTTTTCCCTGTAGCTTTCGGGCCTCATGATTGCAAGTACGGGAATTTTTTTTTCTGTCATGCTTCTTTCTCCTGTCACTTCAACGGATTAAAAATCCACTCCTGTCAGCTGTTCTCCAAGGATCTTGTGCAGGTTGACAACGTCGCCTACAACCGTGATGGCAGGAGCCTTTACTTTTCTTTCTTCTGCCAGGTCAGCGATGTTTTCAAGGGTGCCTACGGTTACCCGCTGGTCAGGCCGGGTTCCCCTCTCGATCACTGCAACAGGGGTTTTCGGGTCCTTCCCGTATTTCATGAGCTCTCCGGTATTCCGCCTGAGCATCTTTACGCCCATAAAGATTACAATGGTCCCGTCGAACTTGGCCAGGGTCTCCCAGTCCAGGCCGCTTTCCTCTTTTGTCGGGTCCTCGTGCCCTGTTATAAAGGTGACCATCGACGTGCTTTCCCTGTGGGTTACCGGAATTCCCGCATAGGCAGGTACTGCAATTGCAGAGGTGATCCCGGGAACTATTTCGAATTCGATGCCCTCTGCTACAAGCACCTCGGCTTCTTCTCCTCCCCTTCCGAATACGTAAGGGTCTCCGCCTTTCAGCCGGACCACCATCTTTCCTTCCTTTGCTTTCAGGACAAGCACTTCATTGATTTCGGACTGGGTCATCGTGTGGTTCCCGGCATATTTCCCAACATCGATTTTTTCCGCCCTTTCCGGCATGGAACCCAGGATAGCTTTTCCCGGAAGCTGGTCGTAGACGATTACTTCTGCGTTGTCTATAAGCCTGCGGGCTTTCAGAGTGAGAAGTTCAGGGTCTCCGGGACCCGAACCCACAAGGTAAACTTTTCCGTAATTTTCTGACATATGAAGACGGTTCCTTTATGATTTTTGAATAGAAATGTGTAATCTGGAGAAGGTTAACGAGTTTTTAGAATATATAATATCCTGAAAATCGAGTCAAAAGTGATGCATTTGTGTTGCACCTGTTTGCATTATTGTACCTGTTTGTATTGTTGTTTGTATTGTTATACCTGTTTGCCTTTGTGTTCCAGCTCTATAAATTCAGAATCTCTCTATCCTTCTCTTTTCACAACCTGAATATTTTCCAGCTTTTTGTTATCATTAGCCGGAATATGAAGTTTGAAGTAAATCATAAGGAGCATTTTTCCTAAATCTTGTTTCACAAATTATATGGATTCTTATTGCTCATTATATGTCTGTATTTTTATTATTATTCCTCTATCCTTTATGTTCGCAGGTGCTCCAGCATCTGTATCGTGGCGCACGTATTCTCTAATGTAAACTTTAATTCCGAATATAAACCATAATTTCAATAATAGTTAAGGAGTGGAAAACTTGCCAAACAAACCTGAACTTCTACCGCTCCACAAGCTTGGGGCCCGGGAAGATAAACAGACTTCCGGGAGAATAAATTTCGGGCTTTTTTTACCGGGTGTGTCGGAAGAAGGAGAAAATGAGCTCCTTGTGAGGGTTATTCATGAAAAAGACCAGTTCCTTCAGGATATACCTCCAATGGACTTTGAAATGGAACATTCGAAGGACCCGGATTATGGGGATTACTGGTCTGCAACGATAAATATCAAAGCTGAAGATAAGCTCAAACCTTATTCTGCATGGGGAACCCCTGGAAAGTATGTCTATCGGTATTGCCTTAAAACCTCGAAAAAGCCAGAACTTATTGACTGGATTATCGATCCATTCGCCAGGGAATTCGGGATCGGGAAATTATCCGCCTTCACCCTCGGGTACGAACCCTATGAGTGGGACAAACATGAGCTGGCATGGAAAACCCCTTTCGTAAATGACATTATCCTCTATGAGCTCATGATCAGCGAGTTTGCGGATGATATAGAAGGGACGATTGCCCATCTGGATTACCTCGCAGACCTGGGAATTAATTGTATAGAACTGATGCCTCTTTCAAACGTTGAGAAAAGGGTGGACTGGGGATTTGCCCCGATAGGGTATTTCGGGGTGGACGAGCGTTTCGGAAATCGAAAAGACATGCAAAAGTTGATTGATGCGGCTCACCAGAAAGGCATTGCAGTCATAGTGGATTCGGTTTATGCGCATACAAGCCATCTTTTTCCGTATTACTATGTTTACAACGAACTTGGATACCCTCAGGACGAGAACCCCTTCATGGGCCCTTTCGCTGAAAATGCTTTAGGAATAAGTACGGACTTCAACCACAAATTTGTCCGGGATTTCTTTTTGACGGTCAACAACCACTGGCTTGACAGCTATCATGTAGATGGTTTCAGATACGACTACGTGCCCGGGTACTGGCTAGATAATTCGGACAACGGTTATACGAAACTTGTACGGGACACTTACCAGCTGGTTAAAGCAAAAAAAGGTTCTTCCAATCACTGGCAACGTTTTTTTGAAGGAGAATCCGTAAACCTCATCCAATGTGCCGAGCAGCTTCAAAAACCTGTAGAAATCCTGAATAAAACTCACAGTAACTGTACCTGGCAAAACGGGACACTGTCAACAGCCAGGGAAATAGCCGGGAATCCCGGGAAGTTGACCGACCTGGGCTTCCTTTTTGGCCTCGTTGATTATCCGGCAGAAGTTCAGAACAACGGGGATAAACTCACAAAAACGACTCTGCAGTACCTGGAAAATCATGACCATTCCCGTTTTATCTGTACTTTTGGAACCGTTCCCGGTGATAATGAACTTTTAAAAGAAGGGAACCGTGCCCTCTGGTACCGGGTACAGCCTTACCTGATAGGCCTGCTTACGGCAAAAGGAATTCCTATGTTATGGCAGGGGCAGGAATTTGGCGAAAATTACTTCCTTCCTAAGGAAGGGTGGGGAAGAGTGCTTTTGTACAGACCCGTGCGCTGGGAATATTTCTATACTTCCGAAGGCAGGTCACTGGTCAATCTTGTCAGGAAACTTGTTAAGCTTCGCAGGAATAAACCTCAGTTTTCCCGAGGAGAGCATTACTTCTGCAATGATTATGCCCTCTATCAGTCCCGAAATCTTATGCTGTTTTCCCGAACTTACAACGGAGTTTTCAGCCTGGTAGCATTGAACTTCGGAGCCCGGGCGCAGGCGGTATCTTTCAAGTTTCCATCCGCGGGCAACTACAGGGAAGAACTTCACGGGAAGGATAATTTAATGGGAGTTTCTGCGGGGGAGGACGTTCAGCTTAATATTCCTGGCAACTACGGAAGGATCTGGACACTGGAAACTTGAATATACCGAAAAAAAATCTTTCTGAATACAGAGGCTTAACTTAGTCGGGTTCAACTTAATCTGGTTCAACTTAATCGGTTTGAATACATTATAAATTTCCTGGTACTTTTCAGGTGGTAATCAATAAATACCTCTAAAGTATTACTGAGTTCAGTATGCTTCGCATAACTTTTCTTGGCACTGGAGGTTCTCTTCCAACCCGCAACCGAAATCCGTCAGCAGTAATGGTCAATAGAGAAGGGGAGCTTCTACTCTTTGACTGTGGCGAAGGCACCCAGCAGCAGATGATGCGGGCAAAAACAGGGATGATGAGCCTGTCCTCGATTTTTGTCAGTCATTTTCATGCCGATCATTTTCTGGGAATTCCGGGCCTGATCCAGACCATGTCTTTCATGGGCAGAAAAGAGCCTCTTATGATTTACGGGCCAGCGGGGACCCGGGAATTTACCGAACT
This genomic interval carries:
- a CDS encoding uroporphyrinogen-III synthase, which codes for MTEKKIPVLAIMRPESYREKSEAIARDYGFEPVYAPMIRLEGLKDEGFEPFVRRVIDGTSDYVVFTSANGITFTLDKLTEPDKEAFITALKKTRVIAIGPNTEKELVKIGIEKPFLPGDYSSEGIVEALCSEVKGKTVDLARSAFGAKVLIEGLEQCGATVYETHVYTLSIPEGTVQKELIERTLAGEVDAFAFTSSMMVKGFMKHAEKLGAGDTIKETLSGAVVGAIGTPTGNTLKKHGVNADVIPEEFTFEALIKAMKKEL
- the cobA gene encoding uroporphyrinogen-III C-methyltransferase, which translates into the protein MSENYGKVYLVGSGPGDPELLTLKARRLIDNAEVIVYDQLPGKAILGSMPERAEKIDVGKYAGNHTMTQSEINEVLVLKAKEGKMVVRLKGGDPYVFGRGGEEAEVLVAEGIEFEIVPGITSAIAVPAYAGIPVTHRESTSMVTFITGHEDPTKEESGLDWETLAKFDGTIVIFMGVKMLRRNTGELMKYGKDPKTPVAVIERGTRPDQRVTVGTLENIADLAEERKVKAPAITVVGDVVNLHKILGEQLTGVDF
- a CDS encoding alpha-amylase family glycosyl hydrolase, producing the protein MENLPNKPELLPLHKLGAREDKQTSGRINFGLFLPGVSEEGENELLVRVIHEKDQFLQDIPPMDFEMEHSKDPDYGDYWSATINIKAEDKLKPYSAWGTPGKYVYRYCLKTSKKPELIDWIIDPFAREFGIGKLSAFTLGYEPYEWDKHELAWKTPFVNDIILYELMISEFADDIEGTIAHLDYLADLGINCIELMPLSNVEKRVDWGFAPIGYFGVDERFGNRKDMQKLIDAAHQKGIAVIVDSVYAHTSHLFPYYYVYNELGYPQDENPFMGPFAENALGISTDFNHKFVRDFFLTVNNHWLDSYHVDGFRYDYVPGYWLDNSDNGYTKLVRDTYQLVKAKKGSSNHWQRFFEGESVNLIQCAEQLQKPVEILNKTHSNCTWQNGTLSTAREIAGNPGKLTDLGFLFGLVDYPAEVQNNGDKLTKTTLQYLENHDHSRFICTFGTVPGDNELLKEGNRALWYRVQPYLIGLLTAKGIPMLWQGQEFGENYFLPKEGWGRVLLYRPVRWEYFYTSEGRSLVNLVRKLVKLRRNKPQFSRGEHYFCNDYALYQSRNLMLFSRTYNGVFSLVALNFGARAQAVSFKFPSAGNYREELHGKDNLMGVSAGEDVQLNIPGNYGRIWTLET